The Apium graveolens cultivar Ventura chromosome 6, ASM990537v1, whole genome shotgun sequence genome contains a region encoding:
- the LOC141664376 gene encoding protein ROOT HAIR DEFECTIVE 3-like isoform X2, which yields MGKDGECCSTHLIDGDGTFNASGLENFMKEVKLSDCGLSYAVVSIMGPQSSGKSTLLNHLFHTNFREMDAYKGRSQTTKGIWMARCAGIEPCTIVMDLEGTDGRERGEDDTAFEKQSALFALAVSDIVLINMWCHDIGREQAANKPLLKTVFQVMMRLFSPRKTTLMFVIRDKTRTPLENLEPVLREDIQKIWDSVPKPEAHKETPLSAFFNVEVLALSSYEEKEEQFKEQVASLRQRFNQSIAPGGLAGDRSGVVPASGFSFSSQEIWRVIKENKDLDLPAHKVMVATVRCEEIANEKYSSFIANKDWSEVEQVVQSHPVQSFGRKLSSILDTCLSEYDAEATYFEGGVRSSKRKQLEDKLLQLVQPAYQSMLGHIRSRTLDKFKDAFENALKGGQGFADAARDSIKLFMNLFDDESTDAIIKQANWQSTKVRDKLRRDIDAHVAAVRTSELSELTTTYEKKLCEALSAPVEALLDGASDETWPAIRELLQRESEIAISGFSSALSGFEMDEQDKNNMLSGLEDYARGIVEGKAKEEAGRVMIRMKDRFTTLFSQDSDSMPRVWTGKEDIRAITKTARSASLKMLSVMAAIRLEKCTDSIENTLSLALVDMSSGSAANKATCSLDALASSTWEEIPASKTLITPVQCKSLWRQFKTETEYTVTQAIAAQEASKRSNNWLPPPWAIVAMILLGFNEFMTLLRNPLWLLVIFVGYLLSKALWVQLDISGEFRNGALPALLSLSTKFLPTVMNLLKKLAEQGQLPTTNNNQRNPSIAANSFHSDSTGISSSESSEVISSDNGTEYSSPAVNDKTQ from the exons ATGG GGAAGGATGGTGAATGTTGCTCCACTCACCTCATAGACGGGGATGGCACTTTCAACGCTTCTGGACTTGAAAATTTTATGAAGGAAGTGAAGCTGTCTGATTGTGGACTTTCATATGCTGTAGTATCGATCATGGGCCCCCAAAGTAGTG GAAAAAGTACATTACTTAATCATTTATTTCATACCAACTTCAGGGAGATGGACGCCTACAAAGGAAG GTCTCAAACCACGAAAGGTATATGGATGGCAAGATGTGCTGGAATTGAGCCTTGTACCATTGTGATGGATCTGGAGGGCACTGATGGAAGAGAACGAGGAGAG GATGATACAGCATTTGAAAAGCAAAGTGCCCTCTTCGCCCTTGCTGTTTCAGATATTGTGCTAATAAATAT GTGGTGTCATGACATAGGACGGGAGCAGGCAGCAAACAAGCCACTCTTGAAGACCGTCTTTCAG GTCATGATGAGATTGTTCAGTCCTCGTAAAACAACTTTGATGTTTGTCATACGTGATAAAACAAGG ACACCTTTGGAAAATTTGGAGCCTGTTTTAAGAGAAGATATACAGAAG ATATGGGATTCTGTTCCCAAGCCAGAAGCCCACAAGGAAACCCCATTAAGCGCATTTTTCAAT GTTGAAGTTCTGGCTCTTTCTAGTTACGAAGAGAAGGAAGAACAATTTAAAGAGCAG GTTGCTAGCTTAAGGCAGCGATTCAACCAGTCTATAGCACCTGGTGGACTTGCTGGAGACAGGAGCGGTGTGGTTCCTGCTTCAGGGTTTTCTTTCAGTTCACAAGAAATCTGGAGGGTCATTAAAGAGAACAAGGATCTTGACCTGCCTGCTCACAAA GTCATGGTTGCAACTGTACGTTGTGAAGAGATTGCCAATGAAAAATATTCTTCTTTTATCGCAAATAAG GACTGGTCTGAAGTGGAACAGGTTGTGCAGTCACATCCTGTACAAAGCTTTGGCAGGAAACTTAGTTCAATTCTTGACACCTGTCTATCAGA ATATGATGCAGAAGCTACATATTTTGAAGGCGGCGTTAGGTCTTCAAAGAGAAAGCAATTGGAAGATAAATTGCTGCag CTTGTTCAACCAGCCTACCAATCCATGCTTGGACATATTCGATCTAGAACACTAGACAAGTTTAAAGATGCATTTGAAAATGCTTTGAAAGGAGGACAAGGGTTTGCTGATGCCGCTCGGGACTCCATCAAGTTGTTTATGAATCTTTTTGATGACGAGAGTACAG ATGCCATCATAAAGCAGGCGAATTGGCAATCTACAAAAGTAAGAGACAAGCTTCGACGTGATATAGATGCACATGTCGCTGCAGTTCGTACTTCAGAGCTGTCTGAGCTTACCACAACATATGAG AAAAAATTATGTGAGGCATTATCAGCCCCTGTGGAAGCACTTTTAGACGGTGCTAGTGATGAAACCTGGCCTGCAATAAGAGAACTTCTTCAGCGCGAGTCTGAAATAGCCATATCTGGTTTTTCTAGCGCACTATCTGGATTTGAAATGGACGAACAAGATAAGAATAATATGCTATCTGGTTTGGAGGATTATGCAAGAGGAATTGTTGAAGGGAAGGCGAAAGAAGAAGCTGGGAGGGTAATGATCCGTATGAAAGACCG GTTCACAACACTATTCAGCCAAGATTCCGATTCAATGCCACGGGTCTGGACAGGAAAAGAAGACATTCGGGCAATTACCAAAACAGCCCGCTCTGCT TCTTTGAAGATGTTGTCAGTTATGGCTGCAATACGTTTGGAAAAATGCACTGATAGTATTGAAAACACCCTGTCACTTGCTTTAGTCGATATGAGCAGTGGTTCTGCGGCAAATAAGGCCACCTGCTCACTTGATGCACTGGCTTCAAGCACTTGGGAAGAG ATTCCGGCATCAAAAACATTGATTACTCCTGTACAATGCAAATCTTTATGGAGGCAATTCAAGACAGAGACAGAGTACACAGTTACTCAAGCCATTGCTGCCCAG GAAGCTAGCAAGCGTAGTAACAACTGGTTACCACCTCCATGGGCTATTGTGGCCATGATTTTGTTAGGATTCAATGAATTTATGACACTTTTGAG GAATCCTTTGTGGCTCCTTGTCATCTTTGTTGGTTATCTACTTTCCAAAGCCCTATGGGTGCAACTAGACATCTCGGGCGAATTCCGTAATGGCGCT CTTCCTGCGCTTCTGTCTTTATCTACCAAGTTCCTTCCTACTGTAATGAACCTTCTCAAGAAATTAGCAGAGCAGGGCCAGTTGCCTACAACTAATAATAATCAAAGAAACCCCTCAATAGCAGCAAACAGTTTTCATAGTGATAGTACTGGCATATCATCAAGCGAGTCATCCGAGGTGATCAGTTCAGATAATGGAACTGAATACTCAAGCCCAGCAGTAAATGATAAGACTCAGTAA
- the LOC141664376 gene encoding protein ROOT HAIR DEFECTIVE 3-like isoform X1, whose translation MDCERKDGECCSTHLIDGDGTFNASGLENFMKEVKLSDCGLSYAVVSIMGPQSSGKSTLLNHLFHTNFREMDAYKGRSQTTKGIWMARCAGIEPCTIVMDLEGTDGRERGEDDTAFEKQSALFALAVSDIVLINMWCHDIGREQAANKPLLKTVFQVMMRLFSPRKTTLMFVIRDKTRTPLENLEPVLREDIQKIWDSVPKPEAHKETPLSAFFNVEVLALSSYEEKEEQFKEQVASLRQRFNQSIAPGGLAGDRSGVVPASGFSFSSQEIWRVIKENKDLDLPAHKVMVATVRCEEIANEKYSSFIANKDWSEVEQVVQSHPVQSFGRKLSSILDTCLSEYDAEATYFEGGVRSSKRKQLEDKLLQLVQPAYQSMLGHIRSRTLDKFKDAFENALKGGQGFADAARDSIKLFMNLFDDESTDAIIKQANWQSTKVRDKLRRDIDAHVAAVRTSELSELTTTYEKKLCEALSAPVEALLDGASDETWPAIRELLQRESEIAISGFSSALSGFEMDEQDKNNMLSGLEDYARGIVEGKAKEEAGRVMIRMKDRFTTLFSQDSDSMPRVWTGKEDIRAITKTARSASLKMLSVMAAIRLEKCTDSIENTLSLALVDMSSGSAANKATCSLDALASSTWEEIPASKTLITPVQCKSLWRQFKTETEYTVTQAIAAQEASKRSNNWLPPPWAIVAMILLGFNEFMTLLRNPLWLLVIFVGYLLSKALWVQLDISGEFRNGALPALLSLSTKFLPTVMNLLKKLAEQGQLPTTNNNQRNPSIAANSFHSDSTGISSSESSEVISSDNGTEYSSPAVNDKTQ comes from the exons ATGGACTGTGAAA GGAAGGATGGTGAATGTTGCTCCACTCACCTCATAGACGGGGATGGCACTTTCAACGCTTCTGGACTTGAAAATTTTATGAAGGAAGTGAAGCTGTCTGATTGTGGACTTTCATATGCTGTAGTATCGATCATGGGCCCCCAAAGTAGTG GAAAAAGTACATTACTTAATCATTTATTTCATACCAACTTCAGGGAGATGGACGCCTACAAAGGAAG GTCTCAAACCACGAAAGGTATATGGATGGCAAGATGTGCTGGAATTGAGCCTTGTACCATTGTGATGGATCTGGAGGGCACTGATGGAAGAGAACGAGGAGAG GATGATACAGCATTTGAAAAGCAAAGTGCCCTCTTCGCCCTTGCTGTTTCAGATATTGTGCTAATAAATAT GTGGTGTCATGACATAGGACGGGAGCAGGCAGCAAACAAGCCACTCTTGAAGACCGTCTTTCAG GTCATGATGAGATTGTTCAGTCCTCGTAAAACAACTTTGATGTTTGTCATACGTGATAAAACAAGG ACACCTTTGGAAAATTTGGAGCCTGTTTTAAGAGAAGATATACAGAAG ATATGGGATTCTGTTCCCAAGCCAGAAGCCCACAAGGAAACCCCATTAAGCGCATTTTTCAAT GTTGAAGTTCTGGCTCTTTCTAGTTACGAAGAGAAGGAAGAACAATTTAAAGAGCAG GTTGCTAGCTTAAGGCAGCGATTCAACCAGTCTATAGCACCTGGTGGACTTGCTGGAGACAGGAGCGGTGTGGTTCCTGCTTCAGGGTTTTCTTTCAGTTCACAAGAAATCTGGAGGGTCATTAAAGAGAACAAGGATCTTGACCTGCCTGCTCACAAA GTCATGGTTGCAACTGTACGTTGTGAAGAGATTGCCAATGAAAAATATTCTTCTTTTATCGCAAATAAG GACTGGTCTGAAGTGGAACAGGTTGTGCAGTCACATCCTGTACAAAGCTTTGGCAGGAAACTTAGTTCAATTCTTGACACCTGTCTATCAGA ATATGATGCAGAAGCTACATATTTTGAAGGCGGCGTTAGGTCTTCAAAGAGAAAGCAATTGGAAGATAAATTGCTGCag CTTGTTCAACCAGCCTACCAATCCATGCTTGGACATATTCGATCTAGAACACTAGACAAGTTTAAAGATGCATTTGAAAATGCTTTGAAAGGAGGACAAGGGTTTGCTGATGCCGCTCGGGACTCCATCAAGTTGTTTATGAATCTTTTTGATGACGAGAGTACAG ATGCCATCATAAAGCAGGCGAATTGGCAATCTACAAAAGTAAGAGACAAGCTTCGACGTGATATAGATGCACATGTCGCTGCAGTTCGTACTTCAGAGCTGTCTGAGCTTACCACAACATATGAG AAAAAATTATGTGAGGCATTATCAGCCCCTGTGGAAGCACTTTTAGACGGTGCTAGTGATGAAACCTGGCCTGCAATAAGAGAACTTCTTCAGCGCGAGTCTGAAATAGCCATATCTGGTTTTTCTAGCGCACTATCTGGATTTGAAATGGACGAACAAGATAAGAATAATATGCTATCTGGTTTGGAGGATTATGCAAGAGGAATTGTTGAAGGGAAGGCGAAAGAAGAAGCTGGGAGGGTAATGATCCGTATGAAAGACCG GTTCACAACACTATTCAGCCAAGATTCCGATTCAATGCCACGGGTCTGGACAGGAAAAGAAGACATTCGGGCAATTACCAAAACAGCCCGCTCTGCT TCTTTGAAGATGTTGTCAGTTATGGCTGCAATACGTTTGGAAAAATGCACTGATAGTATTGAAAACACCCTGTCACTTGCTTTAGTCGATATGAGCAGTGGTTCTGCGGCAAATAAGGCCACCTGCTCACTTGATGCACTGGCTTCAAGCACTTGGGAAGAG ATTCCGGCATCAAAAACATTGATTACTCCTGTACAATGCAAATCTTTATGGAGGCAATTCAAGACAGAGACAGAGTACACAGTTACTCAAGCCATTGCTGCCCAG GAAGCTAGCAAGCGTAGTAACAACTGGTTACCACCTCCATGGGCTATTGTGGCCATGATTTTGTTAGGATTCAATGAATTTATGACACTTTTGAG GAATCCTTTGTGGCTCCTTGTCATCTTTGTTGGTTATCTACTTTCCAAAGCCCTATGGGTGCAACTAGACATCTCGGGCGAATTCCGTAATGGCGCT CTTCCTGCGCTTCTGTCTTTATCTACCAAGTTCCTTCCTACTGTAATGAACCTTCTCAAGAAATTAGCAGAGCAGGGCCAGTTGCCTACAACTAATAATAATCAAAGAAACCCCTCAATAGCAGCAAACAGTTTTCATAGTGATAGTACTGGCATATCATCAAGCGAGTCATCCGAGGTGATCAGTTCAGATAATGGAACTGAATACTCAAGCCCAGCAGTAAATGATAAGACTCAGTAA
- the LOC141664376 gene encoding protein ROOT HAIR DEFECTIVE 3-like isoform X3, whose translation MKEVKLSDCGLSYAVVSIMGPQSSGKSTLLNHLFHTNFREMDAYKGRSQTTKGIWMARCAGIEPCTIVMDLEGTDGRERGEDDTAFEKQSALFALAVSDIVLINMWCHDIGREQAANKPLLKTVFQVMMRLFSPRKTTLMFVIRDKTRTPLENLEPVLREDIQKIWDSVPKPEAHKETPLSAFFNVEVLALSSYEEKEEQFKEQVASLRQRFNQSIAPGGLAGDRSGVVPASGFSFSSQEIWRVIKENKDLDLPAHKVMVATVRCEEIANEKYSSFIANKDWSEVEQVVQSHPVQSFGRKLSSILDTCLSEYDAEATYFEGGVRSSKRKQLEDKLLQLVQPAYQSMLGHIRSRTLDKFKDAFENALKGGQGFADAARDSIKLFMNLFDDESTDAIIKQANWQSTKVRDKLRRDIDAHVAAVRTSELSELTTTYEKKLCEALSAPVEALLDGASDETWPAIRELLQRESEIAISGFSSALSGFEMDEQDKNNMLSGLEDYARGIVEGKAKEEAGRVMIRMKDRFTTLFSQDSDSMPRVWTGKEDIRAITKTARSASLKMLSVMAAIRLEKCTDSIENTLSLALVDMSSGSAANKATCSLDALASSTWEEIPASKTLITPVQCKSLWRQFKTETEYTVTQAIAAQEASKRSNNWLPPPWAIVAMILLGFNEFMTLLRNPLWLLVIFVGYLLSKALWVQLDISGEFRNGALPALLSLSTKFLPTVMNLLKKLAEQGQLPTTNNNQRNPSIAANSFHSDSTGISSSESSEVISSDNGTEYSSPAVNDKTQ comes from the exons ATGAAGGAAGTGAAGCTGTCTGATTGTGGACTTTCATATGCTGTAGTATCGATCATGGGCCCCCAAAGTAGTG GAAAAAGTACATTACTTAATCATTTATTTCATACCAACTTCAGGGAGATGGACGCCTACAAAGGAAG GTCTCAAACCACGAAAGGTATATGGATGGCAAGATGTGCTGGAATTGAGCCTTGTACCATTGTGATGGATCTGGAGGGCACTGATGGAAGAGAACGAGGAGAG GATGATACAGCATTTGAAAAGCAAAGTGCCCTCTTCGCCCTTGCTGTTTCAGATATTGTGCTAATAAATAT GTGGTGTCATGACATAGGACGGGAGCAGGCAGCAAACAAGCCACTCTTGAAGACCGTCTTTCAG GTCATGATGAGATTGTTCAGTCCTCGTAAAACAACTTTGATGTTTGTCATACGTGATAAAACAAGG ACACCTTTGGAAAATTTGGAGCCTGTTTTAAGAGAAGATATACAGAAG ATATGGGATTCTGTTCCCAAGCCAGAAGCCCACAAGGAAACCCCATTAAGCGCATTTTTCAAT GTTGAAGTTCTGGCTCTTTCTAGTTACGAAGAGAAGGAAGAACAATTTAAAGAGCAG GTTGCTAGCTTAAGGCAGCGATTCAACCAGTCTATAGCACCTGGTGGACTTGCTGGAGACAGGAGCGGTGTGGTTCCTGCTTCAGGGTTTTCTTTCAGTTCACAAGAAATCTGGAGGGTCATTAAAGAGAACAAGGATCTTGACCTGCCTGCTCACAAA GTCATGGTTGCAACTGTACGTTGTGAAGAGATTGCCAATGAAAAATATTCTTCTTTTATCGCAAATAAG GACTGGTCTGAAGTGGAACAGGTTGTGCAGTCACATCCTGTACAAAGCTTTGGCAGGAAACTTAGTTCAATTCTTGACACCTGTCTATCAGA ATATGATGCAGAAGCTACATATTTTGAAGGCGGCGTTAGGTCTTCAAAGAGAAAGCAATTGGAAGATAAATTGCTGCag CTTGTTCAACCAGCCTACCAATCCATGCTTGGACATATTCGATCTAGAACACTAGACAAGTTTAAAGATGCATTTGAAAATGCTTTGAAAGGAGGACAAGGGTTTGCTGATGCCGCTCGGGACTCCATCAAGTTGTTTATGAATCTTTTTGATGACGAGAGTACAG ATGCCATCATAAAGCAGGCGAATTGGCAATCTACAAAAGTAAGAGACAAGCTTCGACGTGATATAGATGCACATGTCGCTGCAGTTCGTACTTCAGAGCTGTCTGAGCTTACCACAACATATGAG AAAAAATTATGTGAGGCATTATCAGCCCCTGTGGAAGCACTTTTAGACGGTGCTAGTGATGAAACCTGGCCTGCAATAAGAGAACTTCTTCAGCGCGAGTCTGAAATAGCCATATCTGGTTTTTCTAGCGCACTATCTGGATTTGAAATGGACGAACAAGATAAGAATAATATGCTATCTGGTTTGGAGGATTATGCAAGAGGAATTGTTGAAGGGAAGGCGAAAGAAGAAGCTGGGAGGGTAATGATCCGTATGAAAGACCG GTTCACAACACTATTCAGCCAAGATTCCGATTCAATGCCACGGGTCTGGACAGGAAAAGAAGACATTCGGGCAATTACCAAAACAGCCCGCTCTGCT TCTTTGAAGATGTTGTCAGTTATGGCTGCAATACGTTTGGAAAAATGCACTGATAGTATTGAAAACACCCTGTCACTTGCTTTAGTCGATATGAGCAGTGGTTCTGCGGCAAATAAGGCCACCTGCTCACTTGATGCACTGGCTTCAAGCACTTGGGAAGAG ATTCCGGCATCAAAAACATTGATTACTCCTGTACAATGCAAATCTTTATGGAGGCAATTCAAGACAGAGACAGAGTACACAGTTACTCAAGCCATTGCTGCCCAG GAAGCTAGCAAGCGTAGTAACAACTGGTTACCACCTCCATGGGCTATTGTGGCCATGATTTTGTTAGGATTCAATGAATTTATGACACTTTTGAG GAATCCTTTGTGGCTCCTTGTCATCTTTGTTGGTTATCTACTTTCCAAAGCCCTATGGGTGCAACTAGACATCTCGGGCGAATTCCGTAATGGCGCT CTTCCTGCGCTTCTGTCTTTATCTACCAAGTTCCTTCCTACTGTAATGAACCTTCTCAAGAAATTAGCAGAGCAGGGCCAGTTGCCTACAACTAATAATAATCAAAGAAACCCCTCAATAGCAGCAAACAGTTTTCATAGTGATAGTACTGGCATATCATCAAGCGAGTCATCCGAGGTGATCAGTTCAGATAATGGAACTGAATACTCAAGCCCAGCAGTAAATGATAAGACTCAGTAA
- the LOC141665210 gene encoding uncharacterized protein LOC141665210, protein MNALAWNCLGLGSLGKIQFLQEVTRSEKPSFVFLCETISRYEKMEKLCSCEPVKFSHSPIDISVYGAGSKSWRLTGIYGEPARTRRFKMWEFLKNLSRDANLPWCVMGDINNVTSQTSKKGGPPYPNHLIEGFNDCLHEANLHDLDIIGHQFTWEKGRNTDHWVEIRLDRVLANTHWLDVFDMDKVYNLQGYPSDHSPLLLCPEMQLRRNKRRPFRFENAWLTEPMCSQIIKDCWEEEEDNTILQRLSKCAESLNVWGKEITGSFSSRIKDCKAKLKLLRGKRDAWSVAEFENTRQQLFLVLDQKEIF, encoded by the exons ATGAATGCACTAGCTTGGAACTGCCTGGGCCTGGGTTCACTTGGAAAGATTCAGTTCCTTCAAGAAGTAACCCGTAGTGAGAAGCCGTCGTTTGTCTTTCTTTGTGAAACTATAAGTCGTTATGAGAAAATGGAAAAGTTATGTA GTTGTGAACCTGTTAAGTTTTCTCATTCCCCCATTGATATTTCTGTATACGGGGCGGGATCAAAAAGCTGGCGTTTGACAGGTATCTATGGAGAGCCTGCGAGGACACGGAGGTTTAAAATGTGGGAGTTTTTAAAGAACTTATCCCGTGATGCGAATCTACCTTGGTGTGTAATGGGAGATATCAACAATGTTACATCTCAAACAAGTAAGAAGGGTGGTCCTCCATACCCAAATCATCTTATTGAGGGATTTAATGACTGTCTTCACGAAGCTAATCTTCATGACCTTGATATAATAGGTCACCAGTTTACGTGGGAAAAAGGACGAAACACGGATCATTGGGTGGAGATCAGACTGGATCGGGTGTTAGCAAATACGCATTGGTTAGATGTTTTCGATATGGATAAAGTCTATAATTTACAGGGCTACCCATCAGACCATAGCCCACTGTTGTTATGTCCGGAAATGCAGTTGAGAAGAAATAAGAGAAGGCCATTTCGGTTTGAGAACGCTTGGCTTACCGAACCAATGTGCTCTCAAATCATTAAAGATTGTTGGGAAGAGGAGGAAGACAATACTATTCTTCAAAGACTGAGTAAGTGTGCAGAGAGTTTGAATGTATGGGGAAAAGAAATTACAGGTTCTTTTAGTAGCCGTATCAAGGATTGCAAAGCCAAGCTAAAGTTGCTGCGAGGTAAACGTGATGCATGGTCTGTTGCAGAGTTTGAAAACACTAGACAACAGCTGTTTTTAGTGCTCGATCAGAAGGAAATCTTCTAG